A DNA window from Camelina sativa cultivar DH55 chromosome 17, Cs, whole genome shotgun sequence contains the following coding sequences:
- the LOC104756868 gene encoding uncharacterized protein LOC104756868 isoform X1, translating to MTTPTYTLLSIRSFMFLLCFSIGFGRKNLQDKLGDTKFAPVPVEATEIRAALVTNSEARDLLSTIGLGEVESQEMHHIYIGTGKDSSLGNKQDTVNSAPRKTIRGTVSISFSFPIIKIRIPIPNPNFTVATENQLIEEEIKGIVISPTKTNEFGSSLGNEGAELGFSYKKLAPTTAY from the coding sequence ATGACAACACCAACATATACTCTTTTATCCATACGATCATTCATGTTCTTACTATGTTTTAGCATTGGCTTTGGTCGCAAAAACCTACAAGACAAGCTCGGTGACACTAAATTTGCGCCCGTACCTGTTGAAGCAACCGAGATTAGAGCCGCTTTGGTTACTAATTCCGAAGCAAGAGACTTGTTAAGTACTATTGGTTTGGGAGAGGTTGAAAGTCAAGAAATGCATCACATTTACATAGGAACAGGTAAAGATTCGAGTCTCGGAAATAAACAAGACACTGTAAACTCTGCGCCTAGAAAGACTATTAGGGGTACCGTTTCCATCTCATTCTCATTTCCTATCATCAAGATTCGAATTCCTAttccaaatccaaattttaCGGTGGCTACAGAAAACCAACTCATTGAAGAAGAGATTAAAGGTATTGTCATAAGTCCAACGAAGACTAATGAGTTTGGTAGTTCCCTTGGAAATGAAGGTGCAGAGCTAGGATTCAGCTACAAAAAACTAGCCCCAACAACCGCATATTGA
- the LOC104756873 gene encoding transmembrane emp24 domain-containing protein p24delta9: MVVLRSLNLYTVLLLSLAILSQVSQSLHFELHSGRTKCISEDIKSNSMTVGKYTVVNPNEAHPSPQSHKISIRVTSSYGNTYHHAEDVQTGEFAFTAVEAGDYMACFTAVDHKPEVTLSIDFDWRTGVQSKTWSSVAKKSQVDIMEFDVKRLIETVNSIHEEMFYLREREEEMQNLNRATNSQMAWLSFFSLFVCLGVAGMQFLHLKTFFEKKKVI, from the exons ATGGTGGTTCTTCGATCACTAAATCTCTACACAGTACTACTACTATCCCTAGCGATTTTATCACAAGTTTCTCAATCTCTCCACTTCGAATTACACTCTGGTCGAACAAAATGTATATCAGAAGACATAAAAAGCAATTCCATGACCGTCGGGAAATACACCGTCGTTAACCCTAACGAAGCTCACCCTTCACCTCAATCTCACAAGATCTCAATCAGA GTGACATCGAGTTACGGGAACACGTATCATCACGCGGAAGATGTTCAAACTGGAGAATTCGCGTTTACGGCGGTGGAAGCTGGAGATTACATGGCGTGTTTCACTGCTGTTGATCATAAACCTGAGGTTACATTGAGTATTGATTTCGATTGGAGAACTGGTGTTCAGTCTAAGACTTGGAGTAGTGTTGCTAAGAAGAGCCAAGTCGAT ATTATGGAGTTTGATGTAAAAAGACTTATTGAAACTGTCAACTCGATTCATGAAGAGATGTTTTATCTCAGAGAAAG GGAGGAAGAGATGCAAAATCTGAACCGGGCTACAAACTCGCAAATGGCATGGTtaagtttcttctctcttttcgtATGCTTAGGAGTTGCTGGAATgcagtttttgcatttgaagACGTTTTTCGAAAAGAAGAAAGTCATCTAA
- the LOC104756870 gene encoding MLO-like protein 14 isoform X2, which produces MENDTKQKTLGLTPTWSVATVLTVFVVVSLIVERSIHRLSNWLQKTKRKPLFAALEKMKEELMLLGFISLLLTATSSTIANICVSSSFHNDRFVPCTRSEINEELESTISSVKRTQLTRSPFFQIMRRRLSGIGENTCSEGHEPFLSYEGMEQLHRFIFIMAVTHVTYSCLTMLLAIVKIHRWRIWEDEAHMDRNDSLTVVAREKIFRRQTTFVQYHTSAPLVKNRLLIWVICFFRQFGHSVVRSDYLTLRKGFIMNHHLTLTYDFHSYMIRSMEEEFQKIVGVSGPLWGFVVGFMLFNVKGSNLYFWLAIIPITLVLLVGAKLQHVIATLALENAGITEYASGVKLRPRDELFWFKKPELLLSFIHFIQFQNAFELASFFWFWWQFGYHSCFLRNHLLVYLRLILGFSGQFLCSYSTLPLYALVTQMGTNYKAALLPQRVRETINGWGKATRRKRRHGLYGDDSTVRTETSTVASVEEYNDDQVLDVSEPSPVQSNELELQLIRQRGAYGNSSSVETPILRPCASISSTTLSRLHTETTESLSRSSSLPMRREC; this is translated from the exons ATGGAAaatgacaccaaacaaaa AACGTTGGGTCTAACGCCAACATGGTCCGTTGCTACAGTTTTGACTGTCTTTGTAGTTGTTTCTTTGATCGTTGAGCGTTCCATTCATCGGCTTAGTAAC TGGTTGcaaaagacaaagagaaaaCCTTTATTTGCTGCATtggagaaaatgaaagaag agCTGATGCTGCTCGGATTCATATCGCTTCTTCTTACAGCCACCTCTAGCACAATAGCTAACATATGCGTCTCTTCAAGTTTCCACAACGATAGATTTGTCCCATGCACCCGCTCTGAGATTAATGAGGAACTTGAAAGTACTATTTCATCTGTCAAGCGGACTCAGTTAACGAGATCTCCCTTCTTCCAAATTATGAGGAGAAGATTGAGTGGCATAGGCGAGAATACGTGCAGCGAG GGTCACGAGCCATTTCTTTCATATGAAGGCATGGAACAATTGCATCGCTTCATATTTATAATGGCAGTCACACATGTAACTTACAGCTGCTTGACAATGCTTCTTGCAATCGTGAAG ATTCATAGATGGAGGATCTGGGAAGACGAGGCTCATATGGATCGAAATGATAGCTTAACTG TGGTCGCACGCGAAAAGATTTTCCGAAGGCAAACAACATTTGTCCAATATCATACATCTGCTCCCCTGGTCAAGAATAGATTACTTATATGGGTG ATATGTTTCTTCCGACAGTTTGGACACTCTGTTGTTCGTTCAGACTATCTTACACTCCGCAAGGGATTCATCATG AACCATCACCTAACATTGACATACGATTTTCATAGCTATATGATTCGCTCTATGGAAGAAGAGTTCCAAAAGATTGTTGGCGTCAG TGGGCCACTTTGGGGGTTTGTAGTTGGTTTCATGCTTTTCAACGTAAAAG GATCAAATCTTTATTTCTGGCTAGCTATCATTCCAATCACC CTTGTTCTTTTGGTTGGTGCAAAGTTGCAACATGTAATCGCAACTTTAGCATTGGAGAACGCTGGAATAACAGAATATGCGTCCGGTGTTAAGCTGAGACCTCGAGACGAACTTTTCTGGTTCAAGAAACCAGAATTACTATTATCCTTTATCCACTTCATTCAGTTTCAG AATGCTTTTGAACTGGCTTCCTTCTTCTGGTTTTGG TGGCAATTTGGATACCATTCTTGCTTCCTAAGGAATCATTTACTTGTCTACTTGCGACTTATTCTAGG GTTTTCTGGACAATTTCTATGCAGCTACAGCACACTGCCTCTCTATGCACTTGTCACTCAG ATGGGAACAAACTACAAGGCCGCACTGTTACCTCAAAGGGTAAGAGAGACAATTAATGGTTGGGGAAAAGCaacaagaaggaaaagaagacaTGGGTTATATGGAGATGATTCAACTGTTCGAACAGAAACAAGCACAGTTGCATCTGTTGAAGAATACAATGATGACCAGGTGCTTGATGTTTCCGAACCCTCTCCAGTTCAAAGTAACGAGCTCGAGCTTCAGCTTATTCGACAACGGGGAGCTTATGGAAATTCTAGTAGTGTTGAAACACCGATATTGCGACCTTGCGCTTCAATATCTTCAACAACTTTGTCAAGGCTGCACACAGAAACAACAGAATCACTCTCAAGGTCATCCTCATTGCCAATGAGAAGAGAATGTTAA
- the LOC104756870 gene encoding MLO-like protein 14 isoform X1, translated as MREEPTERTLGLTPTWSVATVLTVFVVVSLIVERSIHRLSNWLQKTKRKPLFAALEKMKEELMLLGFISLLLTATSSTIANICVSSSFHNDRFVPCTRSEINEELESTISSVKRTQLTRSPFFQIMRRRLSGIGENTCSEGHEPFLSYEGMEQLHRFIFIMAVTHVTYSCLTMLLAIVKIHRWRIWEDEAHMDRNDSLTVVAREKIFRRQTTFVQYHTSAPLVKNRLLIWVICFFRQFGHSVVRSDYLTLRKGFIMNHHLTLTYDFHSYMIRSMEEEFQKIVGVSGPLWGFVVGFMLFNVKGSNLYFWLAIIPITLVLLVGAKLQHVIATLALENAGITEYASGVKLRPRDELFWFKKPELLLSFIHFIQFQNAFELASFFWFWWQFGYHSCFLRNHLLVYLRLILGFSGQFLCSYSTLPLYALVTQMGTNYKAALLPQRVRETINGWGKATRRKRRHGLYGDDSTVRTETSTVASVEEYNDDQVLDVSEPSPVQSNELELQLIRQRGAYGNSSSVETPILRPCASISSTTLSRLHTETTESLSRSSSLPMRREC; from the exons ATGAGAGAAGAACCAACCGAGAGAACGTTGGGTCTAACGCCAACATGGTCCGTTGCTACAGTTTTGACTGTCTTTGTAGTTGTTTCTTTGATCGTTGAGCGTTCCATTCATCGGCTTAGTAAC TGGTTGcaaaagacaaagagaaaaCCTTTATTTGCTGCATtggagaaaatgaaagaag agCTGATGCTGCTCGGATTCATATCGCTTCTTCTTACAGCCACCTCTAGCACAATAGCTAACATATGCGTCTCTTCAAGTTTCCACAACGATAGATTTGTCCCATGCACCCGCTCTGAGATTAATGAGGAACTTGAAAGTACTATTTCATCTGTCAAGCGGACTCAGTTAACGAGATCTCCCTTCTTCCAAATTATGAGGAGAAGATTGAGTGGCATAGGCGAGAATACGTGCAGCGAG GGTCACGAGCCATTTCTTTCATATGAAGGCATGGAACAATTGCATCGCTTCATATTTATAATGGCAGTCACACATGTAACTTACAGCTGCTTGACAATGCTTCTTGCAATCGTGAAG ATTCATAGATGGAGGATCTGGGAAGACGAGGCTCATATGGATCGAAATGATAGCTTAACTG TGGTCGCACGCGAAAAGATTTTCCGAAGGCAAACAACATTTGTCCAATATCATACATCTGCTCCCCTGGTCAAGAATAGATTACTTATATGGGTG ATATGTTTCTTCCGACAGTTTGGACACTCTGTTGTTCGTTCAGACTATCTTACACTCCGCAAGGGATTCATCATG AACCATCACCTAACATTGACATACGATTTTCATAGCTATATGATTCGCTCTATGGAAGAAGAGTTCCAAAAGATTGTTGGCGTCAG TGGGCCACTTTGGGGGTTTGTAGTTGGTTTCATGCTTTTCAACGTAAAAG GATCAAATCTTTATTTCTGGCTAGCTATCATTCCAATCACC CTTGTTCTTTTGGTTGGTGCAAAGTTGCAACATGTAATCGCAACTTTAGCATTGGAGAACGCTGGAATAACAGAATATGCGTCCGGTGTTAAGCTGAGACCTCGAGACGAACTTTTCTGGTTCAAGAAACCAGAATTACTATTATCCTTTATCCACTTCATTCAGTTTCAG AATGCTTTTGAACTGGCTTCCTTCTTCTGGTTTTGG TGGCAATTTGGATACCATTCTTGCTTCCTAAGGAATCATTTACTTGTCTACTTGCGACTTATTCTAGG GTTTTCTGGACAATTTCTATGCAGCTACAGCACACTGCCTCTCTATGCACTTGTCACTCAG ATGGGAACAAACTACAAGGCCGCACTGTTACCTCAAAGGGTAAGAGAGACAATTAATGGTTGGGGAAAAGCaacaagaaggaaaagaagacaTGGGTTATATGGAGATGATTCAACTGTTCGAACAGAAACAAGCACAGTTGCATCTGTTGAAGAATACAATGATGACCAGGTGCTTGATGTTTCCGAACCCTCTCCAGTTCAAAGTAACGAGCTCGAGCTTCAGCTTATTCGACAACGGGGAGCTTATGGAAATTCTAGTAGTGTTGAAACACCGATATTGCGACCTTGCGCTTCAATATCTTCAACAACTTTGTCAAGGCTGCACACAGAAACAACAGAATCACTCTCAAGGTCATCCTCATTGCCAATGAGAAGAGAATGTTAA
- the LOC104756871 gene encoding uncharacterized protein LOC104756871, which produces MTTPTYTLISTRSFMFLLCFSIGFGRKNLQDKLGDTQFAPVPVEATELRAALVTDSEARDVSSTIGLGEVESQEMHHIYIGTGKYSSLGNKQDNINTAPTKTIRGTVSIKFSFPIIKIRIPIPNPNFTVATENQLIEEEIKGIVITPTKTNEFGIALGNEGAELGFSYKKLAPTTAY; this is translated from the coding sequence ATGACAACACCAACATATACTCTTATATCCACACGATCATTCATGTTCTTACTATGTTTTAGCATTGGCTTTGGTCGCAAAAACCTACAAGATAAGCTCGGTGATACTCAATTTGCGCCCGTACCTGTTGAAGCAACCGAGCTTAGAGCAGCTTTGGTTACTGATTCCGAAGCAAGAGACGTTTCAAGTACTATTGGTTTGGGAGAGGTTGAAAGTCAAGAGATGCATCACATTTACATAGGAACAGGTAAATATTCGAGTCTCGGAAATAAACAAGACAATATAAACACTGCGCCTACAAAGACTATTAGGGGTACCGTTTCAATCAAATTCTCATTTCCTATCATCAAGATTCGAATTCCTAttccaaatccaaattttaCGGTGGCTACGGAGAACCAACTTATTGAAGAAGAGATTAAAGGCATTGTCATAACTCCAACAAAGACTAATGAGTTTGGTATTGCGCTTGGAAATGAAGGTGCAGAGCTAGGATTCAGCTACAAAAAACTAGCCCCAACAACCGCATATTGA
- the LOC104756868 gene encoding uncharacterized protein LOC104756868 isoform X2, whose protein sequence is MTTPTYTLLSIRSFMFLLCFSIGFGRKNLQDKLGDTKFAPVPVEATEIRAALVTNSEARDLLSTIGLGEVESQEMHHIYIGTGKDSSLGNKQDTVNSAPRKTIRENQLIEEEIKGIVISPTKTNEFGSSLGNEGAELGFSYKKLAPTTAY, encoded by the exons ATGACAACACCAACATATACTCTTTTATCCATACGATCATTCATGTTCTTACTATGTTTTAGCATTGGCTTTGGTCGCAAAAACCTACAAGACAAGCTCGGTGACACTAAATTTGCGCCCGTACCTGTTGAAGCAACCGAGATTAGAGCCGCTTTGGTTACTAATTCCGAAGCAAGAGACTTGTTAAGTACTATTGGTTTGGGAGAGGTTGAAAGTCAAGAAATGCATCACATTTACATAGGAACAGGTAAAGATTCGAGTCTCGGAAATAAACAAGACACTGTAAACTCTGCGCCTAGAAAGACTATTAGGG AAAACCAACTCATTGAAGAAGAGATTAAAGGTATTGTCATAAGTCCAACGAAGACTAATGAGTTTGGTAGTTCCCTTGGAAATGAAGGTGCAGAGCTAGGATTCAGCTACAAAAAACTAGCCCCAACAACCGCATATTGA